One genomic window of Terriglobia bacterium includes the following:
- the ribH gene encoding 6,7-dimethyl-8-ribityllumazine synthase, with protein sequence MSNRVAIVASEYNSLIMDRLIAGAKLALKDEEVTIIQVPGSFELPVTAKCAAESDKYDAIVALGCVMRGDTPHFEYISSAVSLGLQQVALETGIPVGFGVLTVDTVEQAMERSGEAGNKGAEAARTALEMIHVLREI encoded by the coding sequence ATGTCGAACCGTGTCGCGATCGTTGCCAGCGAATATAATTCACTGATCATGGACCGGCTCATTGCAGGCGCGAAACTGGCGCTGAAGGATGAAGAGGTTACCATCATTCAGGTGCCGGGCTCGTTTGAGCTTCCAGTGACGGCGAAGTGCGCAGCGGAGTCGGACAAGTACGATGCGATCGTTGCGCTGGGCTGCGTGATGCGGGGAGATACGCCGCACTTCGAATACATCAGTTCGGCGGTGAGTCTGGGTTTGCAACAGGTGGCTCTGGAAACCGGAATCCCGGTGGGGTTCGGAGTACTGACGGTAGATACCGTCGAACAGGCGATGGAGCGGTCGGGCGAAGCGGGCAACAAGGGCGCCGAAGCCGCGCGGACCGCGCTCGAGATGATTCATGTTCTGCGTGAGATTTAG
- the nusB gene encoding transcription antitermination factor NusB yields MGPRRKAREYALQMLFQWDITHDAIDQIAATFFQNHPDEPTSVVDFARELVTGAIDNVEHIDRMIQRHAEHWRLDRMATVDRNLLRLATQEFLHDKETPATVVINEAIEIARRYSAQESPQFINGILDSIKKELAR; encoded by the coding sequence ATGGGACCACGACGCAAAGCCAGAGAGTACGCGCTTCAAATGCTGTTTCAGTGGGACATCACGCACGACGCGATCGACCAGATTGCCGCGACGTTTTTCCAGAACCATCCGGACGAGCCGACGTCAGTGGTGGACTTTGCGCGGGAACTCGTGACCGGCGCCATCGACAACGTCGAACACATCGACCGGATGATCCAGCGCCATGCGGAGCACTGGCGCCTCGATCGCATGGCGACCGTCGATCGCAATCTGTTGCGCCTCGCGACGCAGGAGTTCCTCCACGATAAGGAGACGCCCGCGACTGTCGTCATCAACGAAGCCATCGAAATCGCGCGGCGGTACAGCGCGCAGGAATCGCCGCAGTTCATCAACGGAATTCTGGACAGCATCAAAAAGGAATTGGCCCGGTAG
- the lysS gene encoding lysine--tRNA ligase has translation MDPLEQVRIQKLKQIQDLGYDLYPTFYQYTHTLAAAAKQFSEKTGEDLEHNPVKVRVAGRILTNRPFGKAGFITLSDGEGQLQVYIKKDQVPERDFQLYKLIDIGDFIGVEGILFRTRTGELTVLGAEVVFLAKCFLPLPEKWHGLKDVEIRYRQRYVDLVVNREVREVFVKRSLIVRELRRFLDERGYLEVETPILHPIAGGALAKPFRTHHNALDMPLYLRIAPELYLKRLIVGGLNRVYDLNRIFRNEGISTRHNPEFTMLEFYQAYSNYTELMDLTEEMFKGIAEKVCGSPVIKYDDYEIDFGKWTRLSMKEAIQKFSPEPVDVSDRMAVETLLKKLHTDFDPRLPLGSLMGLLFEAVAEEHLVQPTFIYDYPLELSPLSKQKASDKSLVERFELYIGGMEIANGYSELNDPIDQRERFLAQLQARERGDEEAHEMDEDYIRALSYGMPPTAGEGIGVDRLAMLLTNSTSIRDVILFPHLRAE, from the coding sequence ATGGATCCACTCGAACAGGTACGCATTCAGAAGCTCAAACAGATTCAGGACCTCGGCTACGATCTTTATCCGACGTTCTATCAATACACGCACACTCTTGCGGCGGCCGCGAAGCAGTTCTCGGAGAAAACCGGCGAGGATCTCGAACACAATCCGGTCAAGGTTCGCGTTGCCGGCCGCATTCTCACGAACCGGCCGTTCGGCAAGGCAGGCTTTATCACCTTATCCGACGGCGAGGGCCAGCTGCAGGTTTACATCAAGAAGGATCAGGTTCCAGAGCGGGATTTCCAGCTCTATAAACTGATCGATATCGGCGACTTCATCGGCGTCGAAGGCATCCTGTTCCGCACTCGTACCGGCGAGCTGACCGTGCTGGGGGCGGAAGTGGTGTTTCTTGCGAAATGTTTCCTTCCGTTGCCGGAGAAGTGGCACGGCCTGAAAGACGTCGAGATCCGCTACCGGCAGCGGTATGTCGATCTGGTCGTCAACCGGGAAGTGCGCGAAGTCTTTGTCAAGCGGAGCTTGATCGTGCGGGAGCTGCGGCGGTTTCTGGACGAACGCGGTTATCTCGAGGTCGAGACGCCGATTCTGCATCCGATCGCCGGCGGCGCGCTCGCCAAACCGTTCCGGACGCATCACAATGCGCTTGATATGCCGCTTTATCTGCGGATCGCGCCGGAACTGTATCTCAAACGTCTAATCGTGGGCGGATTGAATCGCGTCTACGACCTGAACCGGATTTTCCGGAATGAAGGCATTTCCACCCGGCACAATCCCGAATTCACGATGCTCGAGTTTTACCAGGCCTACAGCAACTACACCGAGTTGATGGATCTCACCGAAGAGATGTTCAAGGGCATCGCGGAGAAGGTCTGCGGCTCGCCGGTCATCAAGTACGACGACTACGAGATCGATTTCGGCAAATGGACGCGGCTTTCGATGAAAGAGGCGATCCAGAAATTTTCTCCGGAACCTGTTGACGTCTCGGACCGTATGGCCGTAGAGACACTGCTGAAGAAGCTGCATACCGATTTCGACCCGCGGCTGCCGCTCGGGAGTCTGATGGGGTTGCTGTTCGAGGCGGTCGCGGAAGAGCACCTCGTGCAGCCGACTTTCATATATGACTATCCGCTGGAGCTGTCACCGCTGTCGAAGCAGAAGGCGAGCGACAAGAGCCTGGTCGAGCGCTTCGAGCTGTATATCGGCGGGATGGAAATCGCCAATGGATACTCGGAGTTGAACGACCCGATCGATCAGCGCGAGCGTTTCCTGGCGCAATTGCAGGCGCGGGAACGCGGCGATGAGGAAGCGCATGAAATGGATGAGGATTACATCCGCGCGCTCAGTTACGGCATGCCGCCGACGGCGGGCGAAGGTATTGGAGTGGACCGGTTGGCGATGCTGTTGACCAATTCGACGTCGATCCGCGACGTGATACTGTTCCCTCATTTGAGGGCAGAATGA
- a CDS encoding lipoprotein-releasing ABC transporter permease subunit — translation MKFELLVAIRYLRAKRKQAVISLITVISIVGVAAGVAALIIALAINAGFRADLQKKLLGAQPHVSLESKDRSHAIPDYMPILEQVEQVPGVVAAAPAIYQTVLLSGTASSSGVMMKGVIPERESKMSALSSNMVEGSLNDFHGDSVIIGKELAKKLGTFKGDHLQIITAETHVTPLGDIPRSRLVQVVGLFSSGLYDYDSSWVYVPLDTAQRLLGLRDVVQVIDVKVNDIYQAKAIGRRIVDKVDHGLDFTDWQTLNQSIFQALQLERLVMFITIGLIVLVAALNIVATLIMMVLEKTRDIAILLSMGATHQNIRRIFILQGVIIGIIGTFFGVVIGQVVCRLADKYHLISLAPDIYTIAYVPFKAAPLDSAIVAVVAILISFLATLYPSAAASKLQPVEALRYE, via the coding sequence ATGAAGTTTGAACTCCTAGTCGCGATTCGCTACCTCAGAGCCAAGCGCAAGCAGGCGGTGATCTCGCTGATCACGGTGATTTCGATTGTCGGGGTGGCTGCCGGAGTTGCGGCGCTGATCATCGCGCTGGCGATCAATGCGGGTTTCCGCGCCGATCTTCAGAAAAAACTGCTGGGCGCTCAGCCGCATGTGTCTCTGGAATCCAAGGATCGGTCGCACGCCATTCCCGACTACATGCCGATTCTGGAGCAGGTTGAGCAGGTGCCTGGCGTGGTGGCGGCGGCGCCGGCGATCTATCAGACGGTATTGTTGTCGGGCACGGCGTCGAGCAGCGGCGTGATGATGAAGGGCGTGATTCCGGAACGCGAGAGCAAAATGTCGGCGTTGTCCTCGAATATGGTCGAGGGCAGTCTGAACGATTTTCATGGCGATTCGGTGATTATCGGGAAGGAGCTGGCGAAGAAACTCGGGACCTTCAAGGGCGATCATCTGCAGATCATCACGGCGGAGACGCATGTCACGCCGCTTGGCGACATTCCGCGTTCGAGACTGGTTCAGGTGGTCGGATTGTTTTCGTCGGGCCTGTATGACTATGACAGTTCATGGGTCTACGTGCCGCTCGATACCGCGCAGCGGTTGCTGGGTCTGCGGGACGTGGTGCAGGTGATCGATGTGAAGGTGAACGACATCTATCAGGCGAAGGCGATCGGCCGGCGGATTGTGGATAAGGTGGATCATGGCCTGGATTTCACGGACTGGCAGACGTTGAATCAGTCGATTTTTCAGGCGCTGCAGCTCGAGCGGCTGGTGATGTTCATCACGATCGGGTTGATCGTGCTGGTGGCGGCGCTGAACATTGTGGCGACGCTGATCATGATGGTGCTGGAGAAGACGCGGGACATCGCGATCCTGCTGTCGATGGGCGCGACCCATCAGAATATCCGGCGGATTTTTATTCTGCAGGGCGTGATCATCGGAATTATCGGGACGTTTTTTGGAGTGGTGATCGGGCAGGTGGTCTGCCGGCTCGCCGACAAGTATCATTTGATCAGCCTCGCGCCGGATATCTACACGATTGCCTACGTGCCGTTCAAGGCGGCGCCGCTGGATTCGGCAATTGTTGCCGTGGTAGCGATTTTGATCAGTTTCCTGGCCACGCTATATCCTTCGGCGGCGGCGTCGAAGCTGCAGCCTGTGGAAGCATTGCGGTATGAGTGA
- a CDS encoding ABC transporter ATP-binding protein has translation MIEARHLSKIYKTPGSEVVVFDRLDLAVERGKLVSIIGPSGAGKSTLLHLFGGLDTPTRGEVLFKNQNIFGWTAQELARFRNRHVGFVFQFHHLLPEFTTFENTMMPKLIRGDNRAETEAAARQILDRVGLSHRLDHKVGEISGGEQQRVAIARALIGNPELLLADEPTGNLDHRTGEHIFEVFRELHRERELTSIIVTHNDRIAVKCDEVWELDSGVFKKVE, from the coding sequence TTGATTGAAGCCCGCCATCTTAGCAAGATCTACAAAACCCCGGGCTCCGAGGTGGTGGTTTTCGACCGCCTGGACCTTGCCGTCGAGCGCGGGAAACTGGTCTCGATAATTGGCCCTTCGGGTGCTGGCAAGAGCACTTTGCTCCACCTTTTCGGTGGTTTGGACACGCCGACCCGGGGAGAAGTGCTCTTTAAAAATCAGAATATTTTCGGATGGACGGCACAGGAATTGGCTCGATTTCGCAACCGCCATGTGGGATTTGTCTTTCAATTCCATCATCTTCTGCCGGAATTCACGACCTTCGAGAACACCATGATGCCGAAACTCATCCGGGGCGACAACCGGGCCGAGACGGAGGCCGCCGCGCGCCAGATTCTTGACCGTGTCGGGTTATCGCACCGGCTCGACCATAAAGTTGGCGAGATTTCAGGCGGTGAACAGCAGCGGGTGGCCATCGCCCGGGCATTAATCGGCAATCCGGAGCTTTTATTAGCAGACGAACCGACAGGAAACCTGGACCATCGGACCGGCGAGCATATATTCGAGGTTTTCAGGGAGTTGCACCGGGAAAGGGAGCTGACTTCGATCATCGTGACTCACAATGATCGCATTGCCGTCAAATGTGACGAGGTTTGGGAATTGGACAGTGGCGTTTTCAAGAAAGTGGAATGA